The Streptomyces sp. cg36 genomic interval CGTGCGCGAGCTCCGGCGTGCGGGCGCCGATGCGGGCCAGGATCTCCAGACAGACCAGGGCCCGCAGCTCGGCCCCGGCGTCCCGCCAGGCGGCCATCCCCGCCTTCATCGCGGGCAGCAGCACCTCAAGGTCGGGGTGCGGGTAGGTGACGCCCAACTCGATGCCGAACGGGGAGACTTCCGCGCCCGTCCAGTCGTCGGTGCCGGGCTGGCCGAGGTCGATACGGGTGTTCAGCAGGGCCTCGAAGGCGGCCTTGCCGTCGTTCTCGTACGCCTTGGGGTGCTCCGGGTGCGGTGACCAGTACGCACGCGTGCGGATCGCTTCCAGGGCCTGGTCGAGCGTGGTCCGGTGGGACTCGGTGAGCTGCTGCGGGCTGAGCTGGGCGGCCATACGGACCAACTCCTCGTCGAGCTGGGCAGGGACGGGCGGACAGAGTTAGAGTAACCGAACGATCGGTCGGTACAAGGGGGTCTGTCGAACCTGTGGACAACCCATCGGGGAGGATCGCGTCATGACCGCCATCGAACAGAGCCCCGCCGTGGGGACGCACCGCGCCGTCGCCGTCGTCGGCACCGGGACCATGGGACAGGGCATCGCCCAGGTGGCCCTGGTGGCCGGGCATCCGGTGCGGCTGTACGACGCCGTGCCGGGCCGTGCGGCCCAGGCCGCCGAGGCCGTCGGCGCCCGCCTCGACCGGCTCGTCGAGAAAGGCCGGATCGCACCGGCCGAGCGCGACGCGGCCCGGGCGCGGCTGCACCCGGCCGGGTCGCTGGCCGAACTCGCGGACGCCGCGCTGGTCGTCGAGGCGGCCCTTGAGCAACTGGACGTCAAGCGGGAGCTGTTCACGGCGCTGGAGGAGATCGTCGCCGAGGACTGTCTGCTCGCGACCAACACCTCCTCCCTCTCGGTGACGGCCATCGCGGGCGCCCTGCGCCGCCCCGGCCGCTTCGTCGGGCTGCACTTCTTCAACCCGGCGCCCCTGCTGCCGCTGGTCGAGGTGGTCTCCGGGTTCGCCACCGACGAGGCCGCCGCCACGCGCGCGTACGAGACGGCCAAGGCCTGGGGCAAGACCCCGGTCCGGTGCACCGACACCCCGGGATTCCTGGTCAACCGCATCGCCCGGCCCTTCTACGCGGAGGCGTTCGCGGTGTACGAGGAGCGCGGCGCGGATCCCGCCACCATCGACGCGGTGCTGCGCGAGAGCGGCGGCTTCGCCATGGGGCCCTTCGAGCTGACCGATCTCATCGGCCAGGACGTCAACGAGGCCGTGACCCGCTCGGTGTGGGAAGCCTTCTTCCACAGCCCCAAGTTCACGCCGTCGCTGTCCCAGCGGCGCCTGGTCGAGTCGGGGCTGCACGGCCGCAAGAGCGGGCGCGGCTGGTTCGCGTACGGGGAGGGTGACGTGCGGCCCGAGCCGCACACCGCGCCGCCCGCCGAGGCCCCCTCGGCCGTCACCGTCGTCGGGGACCTGGGCCCGGCCGCCGAGCTCGTCGCGATGATGCGGGAGGCGGGCATCGAGGTGAAGAGCGTCGAGTCGGGCGGTCCCTACATCGGGCTGCCGGGCGACGGCCAGCTCGTCCCGGCCGACGGGCGCACCTCCGTGGAGTACGCGGACGTCGTCTACTTCGACCTCGCCCTCGACTACCGGGGCGCGACCCGTATCGCGCTCTCCGCGAGCGAGGACACCTCCACGCGCGCGGTGGAGGAGGCCGTGGGCCTGTTCCAGAAGCTCGGCAAGCGGGTCAGCGTCATCGGCGACGTGCCGGGCATGATCGTGGCCCGTACGGTCGCGATGCTCGCCGACCTCGCGGCCG includes:
- a CDS encoding 3-hydroxyacyl-CoA dehydrogenase — translated: MTAIEQSPAVGTHRAVAVVGTGTMGQGIAQVALVAGHPVRLYDAVPGRAAQAAEAVGARLDRLVEKGRIAPAERDAARARLHPAGSLAELADAALVVEAALEQLDVKRELFTALEEIVAEDCLLATNTSSLSVTAIAGALRRPGRFVGLHFFNPAPLLPLVEVVSGFATDEAAATRAYETAKAWGKTPVRCTDTPGFLVNRIARPFYAEAFAVYEERGADPATIDAVLRESGGFAMGPFELTDLIGQDVNEAVTRSVWEAFFHSPKFTPSLSQRRLVESGLHGRKSGRGWFAYGEGDVRPEPHTAPPAEAPSAVTVVGDLGPAAELVAMMREAGIEVKSVESGGPYIGLPGDGQLVPADGRTSVEYADVVYFDLALDYRGATRIALSASEDTSTRAVEEAVGLFQKLGKRVSVIGDVPGMIVARTVAMLADLAADAVARGVATAEDVDTAMRLGVNYPLGPVEWSGRLGRDWAYDLLSAMDERCPGGRYAPSLALYRQSYSNGEETAS